From a single Pseudorasbora parva isolate DD20220531a chromosome 17, ASM2467924v1, whole genome shotgun sequence genomic region:
- the LOC137045639 gene encoding desmoplakin-like isoform X2 yields MELQKVSSEEEITRLRRQVLELEASLSNRQQQLDILGADLDMQKKSIEDLTLQKSKAEYEVQKYRVELEGVIKSKGSVEQELNRARQQVQQSEVKQASLEESLRNLKKSIEESTLARKKLEDHLRRKDSDVQGLEEHSRTLERELRAKGDAEAELLSQVRIMEMDLAHKSDVRMMQGESLLGFSKEGAQLSTFSTNSSINHSETEADVLQRKMEELIMGKKRAENEIKTLKSELNSIIVHKTVAEEKAQRFKELLDEANNRLLKLQVEMDADRSNMRQKAEELRQESSELKKSVYVYQEQIKSLQRDKSALEQRVLFQKTEVDGIKDQLKVNQGKLLQRTSLEQESAHKLRCLEDELSSKQTEVEQMTFKVNELNRKNQLLESDTRHLKVSIESIQQDKSHADQKIKTLKGEVEVLREQLQRAKEEINLKTRTEKEAQLKIKNLELELQKSSLQGTQLAKKVEELKKINMDTERSIKNVKAEIDRASIEIDSKEQQINILRSQAESAKSQVKIFEEELLNKAQVSHELQIKLKDYNEEAKKTTELQQKIKTLTLTITNYEKDISNLKSELSSVTTERNLANQKVQEHKVEINNLNITLKKAIGESQRESSEGKKSISKVRELENELLKCKQTINRISGSSEKATVSLKQDISSLQRDKQTADQKLQVLKCEFDDLSSTLKRTKDELKRVTEENRLSQSKIKEFEAELQRKSSVMRELSSNADKSVLNLKQELVTFQKDRNAAEDKITSLTLQTSELKQKLRQTQEELKQKQNQTATAELRSQKLAEQLDNCKKMLDDLKGKLDLQKKGYETQLRLVQAEMEQKLSLQESRLKLELERKSKDHSHTVETAERDNKHLSQEVEKLKALISNATKAKEEAEQHLCNVRTQLDESDRQRGILDLEVLKAKSKISELETEKIRVKSSIFQLDNIHKDSSNEISRLKQMLAETGQKLDISEREAKSLKEQIVSYIKDMKSLQEKNLKLEVAVNSEQKHLKELEALGQANHQCAKDEDLAKLKTELQLTQKIVASYEEAKQNLEEELTKMKMSSEIATLEKEKVLEELQKVKQTKMQVINEGTLENATKKTENLITLPNSNAFEIHTNQAMVGNSQSDITDTILRKSSIDKSRSGKSQTVSFNINDSESSLDLASDSPISKSKGLKMESSSQKIQGLRGRISIKKLIKTKIITQEIALKLQTGLITMEEIEASLAQFVGKPSSIAGVYMESSKKKLSFLDAVAGGLISKTYASEFLEAQAATGYIIDPMTGEGYSPSDAFENSMITDDLKDKISDAYKAVSGYTHAGKILSVFQAMEERILDRHRGKAIMETQIATGGLIHPSIGSRVPMDCALEQGLINQATLQSLYDPVSNPKDFHYPETGQKAYYSELLRICVYDVNGGVYLLPFGDQHLFTLSPSSKHRISVINTSNGAKMSAYEAYKVGQIDKRMYLFLSQQESEWQEVTIMDSSRNLLHILTDHKTGRQLCIENALSLKILQTEELNSYRSGQLSISEFADLLISRRVVFNVSNCPVAGLWDVSLKKRLPVFKGHQQNLVDRLTALRLLEAQACTGGICDPASGERVLITEAQHRGLLDEGFARQIQQCEQAYYGIIHPQNGKTLTVAQAMQENLFPKDVALRCLEFQLATGGLVNPESQERVSLEDGIQNCLIDKATAAHLQHDNSHSKCITCPKTKRKMSFKEALEKSVFDSHTGFVLLEVTKPYNMSNTSSFQYFWTYRQF; encoded by the exons ACAAGTCAGATGTCAGAATGATGCAAGGTGAATCCTTGTTGGGTTTCTCCAAAGAAGGTGCACAGCTGTCCACCTTTTCAACCAATTCTTCTATAAACCATTCTGAAACTGAAGCAGATGTCCTGCAACGCAAAATGGAAGAGCTTATTATGGGCAAGAAACGAGCTGAGAATGAAATCAAGACCTTGAAGTCAGAATTGAACTCCATCATTGTCCACAAAACTGTGGCTGAGGAGAAAGCCCAACGTTTCAAAGAACTCTTAGATGAGGCAAACAACAGGCTTTTGAAGCTTCAAGTGGAAATGGATGCAGATAGGTCTAACATGAGACAGAAAGCAGAGGAGTTAAGACAAGAATCTTCTGAACTGAAAAAGTCTGTTTACGTGTATCAAGAGCAAATCAAGTCTCTCCAAAGAGATAAATCGGCTCTGGAGCAGAGGGTGCTTTTCCAGAAGACAGAGGTTGATGGCATAAAGGATCAGCTCAAGGTCAACCAAGGGAAACTTCTACAGAGGACCTCCTTGGAACAGGAGAGCGCTCATAAGTTGAGGTGCCTAGAAGATGAGTTGTCTTCCAAACAGACTGAAGTAGAGCAGATGACATTTAAGGTCAATGAACTTAATAGAAAGAATCAGTTATTAGAAAGTGATACCAGACATCTTAAGGTAAGTATTGAGTCAATCCAGCAAGACAAATCACATGCTGACCAAAAGATTAAAACCCTGAAAGGTGAGGTGGAGGTTTTGAGGGAGCAACTGCAGAGAGCCAAAGAAGAGATCAATCTAAAGACAAGAACAGAAAAGGAAGCTCAGCTCAAAATCAAAAACCTTGAATTGGAGCTTCAGAAAAGTTCCTTGCAAGGGACGCAGCTTGCTAAGAAAGTAGAAGAACTCAAGAAGATTAACATGGACACTGAGCGTTCCATTAAAAATGTGAAAGCAGAAATCGATAGAGCATCCATTGAGATTGACAGTAAGGAACAGCAGATTAATATACTCAGATCCCAGGCAGAAAGTGCAAAATCTCAGGTAAAAATATTTGAAGAGGAACTTCTGAATAAAGCACAGGTATCGCATGAGCTTCAAATCAAACTTAAAGATTACAACGAAGAAGCCAAAAAGACTACTGAGCTACAGCAGAAGATCAAGACTCTCACATTGACCATAACCAACTATGAAAAAGATATTTCAAATCTCAAATCTGAGCTGAGTTCTGTAACCACTGAGAGGAATCTGGCTAATCAGAAGGTCCAGGAACATAAAGTCGAGATAAATAACCTGaacataactttaaaaaaagccATTGGAGAATCTCAAAGGGAGTCATCTGAAGGTAAGAAGAGCATTTCAAAGGTACGAGAACTTGAAAATGAGCTTTTGAAATGTAAGCAGACAATTAACAGGATCAGTGGAAGTTCAGAAAAAGCTACAGTAAGCCTGAAACAGGACATTTCATCTCTTCAGAGGGATAAGCAAACCGCTGACCAGAAGTTACAGGTTTTAAAATGTGAATTTGATGATCTTAGCTCCACTCTAAAAAGAACAAAAGATGAGCTAAAGCGGGTGACTGAAGAAAACCGGTTAAGTCAGTCCAAAATCAAAGAATTTGAGGCTGAACTCCAAAGGAAAAGTTCTGTTATGCGAGAATTGAGCTCAAACGCAGATAAATCTGTACTGAATTTAAAACAAGAGCTGGTTACTTTTCAAAAAGATAGGAATGCTGCAGAAGATAAAATTACAAGTTTAACTCTCCAAACATCAGAGCTGAAGCAGAAATTGAGACAAACCCAGGAAGAGCTTAAGCAGAAGCAAAATCAAACGGCAACTGCTGAGTTGAGGTCACAAAAGCTTGCTGAACAATTGGACAACTGTAAAAAGATGCTTGATGATCTCAAAGGTAAACTCGACTTACAAAAGAAAGGCTATGAGACTCAACTGCGGTTAGTTCAGGCTGAAATGGAGCAAAAGCTGTCGCTGCAAGAATCACGACTTAAGTTGGAGCTTGAGAGGAAATCAAAGGATCATTCGCATACTGTGGAAACTGCGGAGCGAGACAACAAGCACCTATCTCAAGAAGTGGAGAAACTGAAAGCATTAATTTCTAATGCAACAAAAGCCAAAGAAGAGGCTGAACAACACCTCTGCAATGTACGCACTCAGTTGGACGAATCTGACAGACAGAGGGGAATTCTTGACCTTGAAGTTCTCAAAGCAAAATCAAAGATTTCTGAGTTAGAAACTGAAAAAATTAGGGTAAAATCTAGTATTTTTCAACTTGACAATATTCACAAAGACAGCTCAAATGAGATATCAAGGCTAAAGCAAATGTTGGCAGAGACTGGCCAGAAATTGGACATCTCAGAAAGGGAAGCAAAATCTTTAAAAGAACAGATAGTCTCATACATCAAGGACATGAAGTCTCTACAGGAGAAGAATCTGAAACTTGAGGTGGCAGTCAACTCTGAGCAGAAGCATCTAAAAGAATTGGAGGCACTTGGACAAGCCAATCATCAATGTGCAAAAGACGAAGATCTGGCAAAGCTGAAGACTGAACTTCAACTGACTCAGAAAATTGTTGCTTCGTACGAAGAAGCAAAACAGAACCTGGAGGAGGAACTAACGAAAATGAAAATGAGCTCTGAG ATAGCTACACTGGAAAAGGAAAAAGTACTGGAGGAGCTACAAAAGGTCAAGCAAACCAAGATGCAAGTAATCAATGAGGGAACTCTGGAAAATGCTACCAAGAAAACAGAAAATTTGATTACACTCCCGAATTCGAATGCATTTGAAATCCACACAAATCAAGCGATGGTTGGTAACAGTCAGAGTGACATCACAGACACTATACTCAGGAAAAGCTCAATTGATAAGAGCAGGTCTGGTAAAAGCCAGACTGTTTCATTCAATATCAATGATTCTGAGTCTTCTCTCGATCTTGCTTCTGACTCGCCTATAAGTAAATCGAAAGGGCTTAAAATGGAGTCTTCTTCCCAAAAAATTCAAGGTCTCAGAGGACGGATAAGtattaaaaagttaataaaaaccAAAATAATCACTCAGGAAATTGCCCTCAAGTTGCAAACAGGCCTCATCACCATGGAGGAGATAGAAGCATCATTAGCTCAATTTGTTGGTAAACCATCTTCAATCgcaggtgtttatatggagtcTAGCAAGAAAAAGCTGTCCTTCCTTGATGCTGTTGCAGGAGGATTAATATCTAAAACCTACGCCAGTGAGTTTTTGGAAGCGCAAGCTGCCACAGGATACATCATTGATCCTATGACAGGGGAAGGTTACTCTCCTTCAGATGCTTTTGAGAACAGTATGATTACTGATGATCTTAAGGACAAAATAAGTGATGCTTACAAAGCAGTCAGTGGCTATACGCATGCTGGTAAAATACTATCAGTGTTTCAGGCTATGGAGGAGAGAATTCTAGATAGACATAGAGGGAAAGCGATAATGGAAACTCAAATCGCTACTGGAGGTTTGATTCATCCATCGATTGGAAGTAGGGTACCCATGGATTGTGCATTAGAGCAGGGGCTCATAAATCAAGCCACCCTTCAAAGTCTCTACGATCCAGTCAGCAACCCAAAAGATTTTCACTACCCAGAAACAGGGCAGAAGGCGTACTACAGCGAACTGCTCCGAATCTGTGTATATGATGTCAACGGTGGAGTATATCTTCTTCCTTTTGGTGACCAGCATCTCTTCACACTTTCACCTTCCAGCAAACACAGAATATCAGTCATCAACACTTCTAATGGTGCGAAAATGTCAGCGTATGAAGCATATAAGGTCGGTCAAATTGACAAGAGGATGTATCTTTTTCTCTCACAACAAGAGAGTGAATGGCAGGAGGTAACAATCATGGACTCGAGTAGGAATCTTTTACACATCCTGACAGACCATAAGACTGGGCGGCAGCTTTGCATTGAAAATGCTCTTAGTCTGAAAATTCTCCAAACGGAAGAGCTCAATAGTTACCGGAGTGGTCAGCTCAGCATTTCCGAGTTTGCTGATCTTTTGATTTCCAGAAGAGTTGTCTTTAATGTTTCAAACTGTCCTGTTGCAGGACTCTGGGATGTTTCTTTGAAGAAACGACTCCCGGTTTTCAAAGGACACCAGCAGAACCTTGTGGACCGACTCACCGCATTGAGGTTGCTAGAAGCCCAGGCTTGCACTGGAGGCATCTGTGATCCAGCATCTGGAGAAAGGGTTCTGATTACAGAAGCACAACACCGAGGACTCTTGGATGAAGGCTTTGCCAGACAAATCCAGCAATGTGAGCAAGCTTACTATGGTATCATTCACCCTCAAAATGGAAAGACTTTGACTGTAGCTCAAGCAATGCAAGAAAACCTTTTCCCAAAAGATGTTGCATTGAGGTGTCTTGAGTTTCAACTGGCAACAGGTGGGCTCGTGAACCCAGAGAGCCAAGAGAGAGTCTCATTGGAGGATGGCATACAGAATTGCTTGATCGACAAAGCAACTGCTGCACATCTTCAACACGACAATTCCCATTCAAAATGCATCACCTGTCCCAAAACCAAGCGGAAAATGTCTTTCAAGGAAGCTCTAGAAAAGAGTGTCTTTGATAGCCACACTGGGTTTGTCCTTCTTGAAGTAACAAAGCCATATAATATGAGCAATACTTCTTCTTTTCAATACTTCTGGACCTATCGCCAGTTCTGA
- the LOC137045639 gene encoding desmoplakin-like isoform X1, with translation MELQKVSSEEEITRLRRQVLELEASLSNRQQQLDILGADLDMQKKSIEDLTLQKSKAEYEVQKYRVELEGVIKSKGSVEQELNRARQQVQQSEVKQASLEESLRNLKKSIEESTLARKKLEDHLRRKDSDVQGLEEHSRTLERELRAKGDAEAELLSQVRIMEMDLAHKSDVRMMQGESLLGFSKEGAQLSTFSTNSSINHSETEADVLQRKMEELIMGKKRAENEIKTLKSELNSIIVHKTVAEEKAQRFKELLDEANNRLLKLQVEMDADRSNMRQKAEELRQESSELKKSVYVYQEQIKSLQRDKSALEQRVLFQKTEVDGIKDQLKVNQGKLLQRTSLEQESAHKLRCLEDELSSKQTEVEQMTFKVNELNRKNQLLESDTRHLKVSIESIQQDKSHADQKIKTLKGEVEVLREQLQRAKEEINLKTRTEKEAQLKIKNLELELQKSSLQGTQLAKKVEELKKINMDTERSIKNVKAEIDRASIEIDSKEQQINILRSQAESAKSQVKIFEEELLNKAQVSHELQIKLKDYNEEAKKTTELQQKIKTLTLTITNYEKDISNLKSELSSVTTERNLANQKVQEHKVEINNLNITLKKAIGESQRESSEGKKSISKVRELENELLKCKQTINRISGSSEKATVSLKQDISSLQRDKQTADQKLQVLKCEFDDLSSTLKRTKDELKRVTEENRLSQSKIKEFEAELQRKSSVMRELSSNADKSVLNLKQELVTFQKDRNAAEDKITSLTLQTSELKQKLRQTQEELKQKQNQTATAELRSQKLAEQLDNCKKMLDDLKGKLDLQKKGYETQLRLVQAEMEQKLSLQESRLKLELERKSKDHSHTVETAERDNKHLSQEVEKLKALISNATKAKEEAEQHLCNVRTQLDESDRQRGILDLEVLKAKSKISELETEKIRVKSSIFQLDNIHKDSSNEISRLKQMLAETGQKLDISEREAKSLKEQIVSYIKDMKSLQEKNLKLEVAVNSEQKHLKELEALGQANHQCAKDEDLAKLKTELQLTQKIVASYEEAKQNLEEELTKMKMSSEVQLQIATLEKEKVLEELQKVKQTKMQVINEGTLENATKKTENLITLPNSNAFEIHTNQAMVGNSQSDITDTILRKSSIDKSRSGKSQTVSFNINDSESSLDLASDSPISKSKGLKMESSSQKIQGLRGRISIKKLIKTKIITQEIALKLQTGLITMEEIEASLAQFVGKPSSIAGVYMESSKKKLSFLDAVAGGLISKTYASEFLEAQAATGYIIDPMTGEGYSPSDAFENSMITDDLKDKISDAYKAVSGYTHAGKILSVFQAMEERILDRHRGKAIMETQIATGGLIHPSIGSRVPMDCALEQGLINQATLQSLYDPVSNPKDFHYPETGQKAYYSELLRICVYDVNGGVYLLPFGDQHLFTLSPSSKHRISVINTSNGAKMSAYEAYKVGQIDKRMYLFLSQQESEWQEVTIMDSSRNLLHILTDHKTGRQLCIENALSLKILQTEELNSYRSGQLSISEFADLLISRRVVFNVSNCPVAGLWDVSLKKRLPVFKGHQQNLVDRLTALRLLEAQACTGGICDPASGERVLITEAQHRGLLDEGFARQIQQCEQAYYGIIHPQNGKTLTVAQAMQENLFPKDVALRCLEFQLATGGLVNPESQERVSLEDGIQNCLIDKATAAHLQHDNSHSKCITCPKTKRKMSFKEALEKSVFDSHTGFVLLEVTKPYNMSNTSSFQYFWTYRQF, from the exons ACAAGTCAGATGTCAGAATGATGCAAGGTGAATCCTTGTTGGGTTTCTCCAAAGAAGGTGCACAGCTGTCCACCTTTTCAACCAATTCTTCTATAAACCATTCTGAAACTGAAGCAGATGTCCTGCAACGCAAAATGGAAGAGCTTATTATGGGCAAGAAACGAGCTGAGAATGAAATCAAGACCTTGAAGTCAGAATTGAACTCCATCATTGTCCACAAAACTGTGGCTGAGGAGAAAGCCCAACGTTTCAAAGAACTCTTAGATGAGGCAAACAACAGGCTTTTGAAGCTTCAAGTGGAAATGGATGCAGATAGGTCTAACATGAGACAGAAAGCAGAGGAGTTAAGACAAGAATCTTCTGAACTGAAAAAGTCTGTTTACGTGTATCAAGAGCAAATCAAGTCTCTCCAAAGAGATAAATCGGCTCTGGAGCAGAGGGTGCTTTTCCAGAAGACAGAGGTTGATGGCATAAAGGATCAGCTCAAGGTCAACCAAGGGAAACTTCTACAGAGGACCTCCTTGGAACAGGAGAGCGCTCATAAGTTGAGGTGCCTAGAAGATGAGTTGTCTTCCAAACAGACTGAAGTAGAGCAGATGACATTTAAGGTCAATGAACTTAATAGAAAGAATCAGTTATTAGAAAGTGATACCAGACATCTTAAGGTAAGTATTGAGTCAATCCAGCAAGACAAATCACATGCTGACCAAAAGATTAAAACCCTGAAAGGTGAGGTGGAGGTTTTGAGGGAGCAACTGCAGAGAGCCAAAGAAGAGATCAATCTAAAGACAAGAACAGAAAAGGAAGCTCAGCTCAAAATCAAAAACCTTGAATTGGAGCTTCAGAAAAGTTCCTTGCAAGGGACGCAGCTTGCTAAGAAAGTAGAAGAACTCAAGAAGATTAACATGGACACTGAGCGTTCCATTAAAAATGTGAAAGCAGAAATCGATAGAGCATCCATTGAGATTGACAGTAAGGAACAGCAGATTAATATACTCAGATCCCAGGCAGAAAGTGCAAAATCTCAGGTAAAAATATTTGAAGAGGAACTTCTGAATAAAGCACAGGTATCGCATGAGCTTCAAATCAAACTTAAAGATTACAACGAAGAAGCCAAAAAGACTACTGAGCTACAGCAGAAGATCAAGACTCTCACATTGACCATAACCAACTATGAAAAAGATATTTCAAATCTCAAATCTGAGCTGAGTTCTGTAACCACTGAGAGGAATCTGGCTAATCAGAAGGTCCAGGAACATAAAGTCGAGATAAATAACCTGaacataactttaaaaaaagccATTGGAGAATCTCAAAGGGAGTCATCTGAAGGTAAGAAGAGCATTTCAAAGGTACGAGAACTTGAAAATGAGCTTTTGAAATGTAAGCAGACAATTAACAGGATCAGTGGAAGTTCAGAAAAAGCTACAGTAAGCCTGAAACAGGACATTTCATCTCTTCAGAGGGATAAGCAAACCGCTGACCAGAAGTTACAGGTTTTAAAATGTGAATTTGATGATCTTAGCTCCACTCTAAAAAGAACAAAAGATGAGCTAAAGCGGGTGACTGAAGAAAACCGGTTAAGTCAGTCCAAAATCAAAGAATTTGAGGCTGAACTCCAAAGGAAAAGTTCTGTTATGCGAGAATTGAGCTCAAACGCAGATAAATCTGTACTGAATTTAAAACAAGAGCTGGTTACTTTTCAAAAAGATAGGAATGCTGCAGAAGATAAAATTACAAGTTTAACTCTCCAAACATCAGAGCTGAAGCAGAAATTGAGACAAACCCAGGAAGAGCTTAAGCAGAAGCAAAATCAAACGGCAACTGCTGAGTTGAGGTCACAAAAGCTTGCTGAACAATTGGACAACTGTAAAAAGATGCTTGATGATCTCAAAGGTAAACTCGACTTACAAAAGAAAGGCTATGAGACTCAACTGCGGTTAGTTCAGGCTGAAATGGAGCAAAAGCTGTCGCTGCAAGAATCACGACTTAAGTTGGAGCTTGAGAGGAAATCAAAGGATCATTCGCATACTGTGGAAACTGCGGAGCGAGACAACAAGCACCTATCTCAAGAAGTGGAGAAACTGAAAGCATTAATTTCTAATGCAACAAAAGCCAAAGAAGAGGCTGAACAACACCTCTGCAATGTACGCACTCAGTTGGACGAATCTGACAGACAGAGGGGAATTCTTGACCTTGAAGTTCTCAAAGCAAAATCAAAGATTTCTGAGTTAGAAACTGAAAAAATTAGGGTAAAATCTAGTATTTTTCAACTTGACAATATTCACAAAGACAGCTCAAATGAGATATCAAGGCTAAAGCAAATGTTGGCAGAGACTGGCCAGAAATTGGACATCTCAGAAAGGGAAGCAAAATCTTTAAAAGAACAGATAGTCTCATACATCAAGGACATGAAGTCTCTACAGGAGAAGAATCTGAAACTTGAGGTGGCAGTCAACTCTGAGCAGAAGCATCTAAAAGAATTGGAGGCACTTGGACAAGCCAATCATCAATGTGCAAAAGACGAAGATCTGGCAAAGCTGAAGACTGAACTTCAACTGACTCAGAAAATTGTTGCTTCGTACGAAGAAGCAAAACAGAACCTGGAGGAGGAACTAACGAAAATGAAAATGAGCTCTGAGGTACAACTTCAG ATAGCTACACTGGAAAAGGAAAAAGTACTGGAGGAGCTACAAAAGGTCAAGCAAACCAAGATGCAAGTAATCAATGAGGGAACTCTGGAAAATGCTACCAAGAAAACAGAAAATTTGATTACACTCCCGAATTCGAATGCATTTGAAATCCACACAAATCAAGCGATGGTTGGTAACAGTCAGAGTGACATCACAGACACTATACTCAGGAAAAGCTCAATTGATAAGAGCAGGTCTGGTAAAAGCCAGACTGTTTCATTCAATATCAATGATTCTGAGTCTTCTCTCGATCTTGCTTCTGACTCGCCTATAAGTAAATCGAAAGGGCTTAAAATGGAGTCTTCTTCCCAAAAAATTCAAGGTCTCAGAGGACGGATAAGtattaaaaagttaataaaaaccAAAATAATCACTCAGGAAATTGCCCTCAAGTTGCAAACAGGCCTCATCACCATGGAGGAGATAGAAGCATCATTAGCTCAATTTGTTGGTAAACCATCTTCAATCgcaggtgtttatatggagtcTAGCAAGAAAAAGCTGTCCTTCCTTGATGCTGTTGCAGGAGGATTAATATCTAAAACCTACGCCAGTGAGTTTTTGGAAGCGCAAGCTGCCACAGGATACATCATTGATCCTATGACAGGGGAAGGTTACTCTCCTTCAGATGCTTTTGAGAACAGTATGATTACTGATGATCTTAAGGACAAAATAAGTGATGCTTACAAAGCAGTCAGTGGCTATACGCATGCTGGTAAAATACTATCAGTGTTTCAGGCTATGGAGGAGAGAATTCTAGATAGACATAGAGGGAAAGCGATAATGGAAACTCAAATCGCTACTGGAGGTTTGATTCATCCATCGATTGGAAGTAGGGTACCCATGGATTGTGCATTAGAGCAGGGGCTCATAAATCAAGCCACCCTTCAAAGTCTCTACGATCCAGTCAGCAACCCAAAAGATTTTCACTACCCAGAAACAGGGCAGAAGGCGTACTACAGCGAACTGCTCCGAATCTGTGTATATGATGTCAACGGTGGAGTATATCTTCTTCCTTTTGGTGACCAGCATCTCTTCACACTTTCACCTTCCAGCAAACACAGAATATCAGTCATCAACACTTCTAATGGTGCGAAAATGTCAGCGTATGAAGCATATAAGGTCGGTCAAATTGACAAGAGGATGTATCTTTTTCTCTCACAACAAGAGAGTGAATGGCAGGAGGTAACAATCATGGACTCGAGTAGGAATCTTTTACACATCCTGACAGACCATAAGACTGGGCGGCAGCTTTGCATTGAAAATGCTCTTAGTCTGAAAATTCTCCAAACGGAAGAGCTCAATAGTTACCGGAGTGGTCAGCTCAGCATTTCCGAGTTTGCTGATCTTTTGATTTCCAGAAGAGTTGTCTTTAATGTTTCAAACTGTCCTGTTGCAGGACTCTGGGATGTTTCTTTGAAGAAACGACTCCCGGTTTTCAAAGGACACCAGCAGAACCTTGTGGACCGACTCACCGCATTGAGGTTGCTAGAAGCCCAGGCTTGCACTGGAGGCATCTGTGATCCAGCATCTGGAGAAAGGGTTCTGATTACAGAAGCACAACACCGAGGACTCTTGGATGAAGGCTTTGCCAGACAAATCCAGCAATGTGAGCAAGCTTACTATGGTATCATTCACCCTCAAAATGGAAAGACTTTGACTGTAGCTCAAGCAATGCAAGAAAACCTTTTCCCAAAAGATGTTGCATTGAGGTGTCTTGAGTTTCAACTGGCAACAGGTGGGCTCGTGAACCCAGAGAGCCAAGAGAGAGTCTCATTGGAGGATGGCATACAGAATTGCTTGATCGACAAAGCAACTGCTGCACATCTTCAACACGACAATTCCCATTCAAAATGCATCACCTGTCCCAAAACCAAGCGGAAAATGTCTTTCAAGGAAGCTCTAGAAAAGAGTGTCTTTGATAGCCACACTGGGTTTGTCCTTCTTGAAGTAACAAAGCCATATAATATGAGCAATACTTCTTCTTTTCAATACTTCTGGACCTATCGCCAGTTCTGA